The following nucleotide sequence is from Macrobrachium nipponense isolate FS-2020 chromosome 21, ASM1510439v2, whole genome shotgun sequence.
ATCCTTTAGTCCACCCATATGACTAACTAGATATGTaaactcagtggtctgattaactactttaaaataatactgaaattggtatattgatcttTTCATTTCTGTCCCTCTTGTTGGAACATGTCATGAAGCAGAGAGCATATACAACTGTGGTGTTAATAGTGatgttgaaagaaaataaaattctgtaaCTTAATCGATTAATGTTATGTAGGGATCCTTTTCTTAAATTGGAAATTAACACAAATCAAAACAAccaaactacaaatttatatatttcaggaCAGACCATAGGAACAGcaaatttacctttaaaagaTTTCTGAAAAAAAGGCAGAATCTTCAGTTTGATAATTAGCATACAGGATCTTTTAGGCAAAGGCTGATTGGATGGGAAACCCTTTATCTTTCTCTAGCTAAGGCCAATTGGAAACCAAAAGAAATATGGAAGGACTCATTTCTTCAGAGACTGAAGATTAAAGGAATCATTCCcacaactgaaaaaaatataagatgcAGAGAAATTGCTATGCTTACCTCAGTAAATAATGTTTTGTACACATGCTGGTTTGCTCACCAACAAAAAATTTGGGGTCACAGTACCCTCAGTTGTGAAAATTGGTGGTTTCATAATTTACTTTAAATCTAGTAAATTTGTAAAAGGTAATACCATActttaaatgttataaaaatatagTTAAACATTGATAATACAGAGCTTGTGATAAATGTTCAGCACAATGCAaatttttgtcttcttttctttAAACTTGAGGTTAAGTTTACATTGGCAATGCCAACTTCTATCAATTCTTTTTACAATCTAACAGTCTTTCTAAAATGTCATGACTTCTTTCTtaaacaaaaacttataaaaacaaaaattaagtgtCATGATACAAACATGTAGGATAAATTCAACTACAATATAAAGTATAATGTATACCATCTTTCTTATAGTATTCAGCTTTCTCAGTCTAAGTTTTTCCtcttccaccaaaaaaaaaaaaaaaaaaaaagttttttcacacAAAGGAAAACAACAATTTGCAAAGGACTAATAAAATGAGACAACCTAAAGTATTTTCCTACATTATACCAGATTAAACAAACTACAGAAAAGCCAGAGGCACCTAAGAATCTGACATTCATATGGAAACTATCTCTCAAGCTGCAAAGAACTGTGtaaatcagtggttcttaacctaggGGTTGTTTAGGGTTTCTCAGGGGGTCACAAAGGGTTTGGGAGAATAtaacttattttcataattttgaatTAGCCTATTGGGCTTTTACCATTTTGGTGAGTGTAACTTGTTACCTCTCCATAGACTTATGGCTGCAAAACAATTTCAACCCTCCTGCTAAGTGAAtgagacataattttttttctttgtatgatgTTCAATAGTTGTATGGAATTCACAATGTTCTGGCATTTGTAATGGCTATGTGGAATTTTACAAGATTTTCGTTTGTGGCGTTTTTAATAACCCATGGTCTTCCtatcattttgttttatcttaaaTTTTCACAAGGTTCACTATTTCAAAATGTATTATAGGGGTTACGGTAATATCCTGAAGAGTCTTAGGGGTTCATAGGATGAAATAGGTTAAAACCACTGTGTAAATCATGCAGCATTTACTGATTACCTTAACTGTAAGTCTAATTCAACACAACAAAACAAGGTCGCCATTAACCAAAAACAATccaagtacagtggaacctcggttttcgtacaaaATCCTTTCCAGAACCTCCTACGAAACTCGAAATGTATGAAAACTGGAAtagtaattcccataaggaataatgtaaatacaattaatgcgttccagacaccccaaaatattttttaaaatacattttacagtgaataaacacagttttacatgcagaaaacaaaaaccatgagaaataaatataaatgactaatgaaatgaataaatgaacatttaacatcactcttacctttatggaaaacacctgTCAACGTatggaagatgaagaggaggggagagggaggaggagaagtattgtttggaaggggaatctccctccagaaggacttgaGGTATCAAGGAcctcattttttactggcactatctgaggttaattccccactttgttttttactggcactaggaccagcttgagagttactggacccctgtcacacaacaaaactaTCCAGAGAAATTTTTctctggcatttctttaaaatttgcctaaagttaaacatgATGTTgttattaaacatgttggagacatggattacaactaCTTATGGGATGACAATtctccacaaatttttttttttatatcattccactttgcaaacatgtccttaatccctgaagtaggcacattatgtacgcctctttgctttttgaatttttcaaaacagcccctactggccttaaattcactaacagcagtgctgagatcagcatgcaacttcctccaacactttgctacaagttctttcttaaattctagtgtttcttgccttttttacAAAAGGGCTAGCACTTGGATCTTTTTTTGGCCAAATTTTTggttatttagcagttgcactcgaataagaaagcacaaaaacaatgaacacaaaagcagaatggggcACGAAAGAAAAAGGGATGCCTCGTTTATGGCACTCGATACTGGGCCTAGCCACACGCTTGGCCCCAAATGGAGCGTTTCAGTGTACAAAAAACCGAGGAGATGTACTataaccgagacaaaattttgtagaaaaaagtctacgaaaaccgaggtttgactgtaGTATTGCAATAAAACTGTTCTACAAGGTCAAATATTGGAACAGTAATTAGAGTTAGTCCTAATAAAAACTACCTTTTCCTATTACAAGTTTATCTATCATGTACATTAACTTACCTAAAACAATTTATCATAGCCATACAATGAGAAAGCAAACCTTATCAGCTCTTATCTGCCATGTAGCAATCTTTATGACAGCATTAAAACTATCAGACATTCTGTAAGGGCAACACAAAGTCAATCAAAACTACTCCATAAACTTTACTCTTATTTACCATAGGAAAGCAATAtggaaaaatttaatatttagtaACTAGGTTCATACTGAAGACTTGCCCTGCTGCTCCAAAACAAAGTCAAGAAAGATCTAAAGGAATCACGggtaaacaaattttttattgaaGAATTACCAAATGATTTCACAACTATCCACAAATTATCTAGGCCATAAGTTAAAGCCAAATGCTTGAAACTTAAACAAACACTAGAAAGGGAACAAGTTATTTATAACCAACCACTGCGAGCTTAAAATCATTGGACCAATAAATAACTCACTGAATGCCAACACCAAACTTGTATGACAATGTGGTAATCATCATAAAATTGTCTATGTACTTTACAGTACACAGACAGAAACACACACAagatcataaataataaatatgcatattgATATCTGGGAAAGGTATATCTATCAAGATTAAAAACTTTAGCTATAAGAATGCATCAGCTACCTGATTTCAAAAAAATCTGGAGAAATAACAGAGGAAAAAAGATAACTTTTTCTTGGGTGTCATTGGAAGATTAATAAATCTTAATTTAGAAGATACAAGGAATTCTATTTACATAATGCATTaacatatgtaaataattattcagTGTAATAATCGAGACTTACTACAATAAAATAAACTTCACTTTCAATATGTTTTTATCATATAGTAGTTCACAAATACaagatttttgtatatttaaatatagacAGAGAAGTCACAATTCTTCTAACAATATGAAACAAATTCATCTTCAttagtatttttaaaatctttcagTTCTGGCTAATATACATCTTTACATATAGAGCCAAATGCAACACTCATGCCTTACAGCATAAATGTAAAGAGATAGGCAGTGATAAAATACCAACATTTACAAATAATGTTGCTCATTTGTTCTACCAATTTCAATATAATGAAAGGAGAGCTCCATTaggataaaactaaaaaaatcactTACCAAGGCTTAGTCTACTGAAAACACCAGTTTTACCAGTAGATCTCACTTCAGTTTTAAGAGAAGACCTCCTCTCACCAAGGACTTCAAGTGCTCTGCTCTTTGCTGATTTGATAATCCGTTCATCTCTAGCAGCAGATGAAGAGGACGAAGTTGCAGCAACTACTCGTACTGTACGCTCTGGAGATCCTGTGTTTCTAGTAGTGGAAGCTGTAATTTTTAAGGGGGTGGTCCCTGACTTCATTTTGGACAAAGTACCTGACTTGATAGTAGATGAGGGTGCAAGCCTAGCAGAAGCTTTACTTGGAGTTTTTACTTTGAGGAACGAGTCCACTTCTTTGGCAAAAATTCCAGCACTTGTTGTGGAATCACTGGCAGACACACTCTTCACTCCTAATCTACTCTTGACTCCAGTGGTTGTATCAGCCTTCATTGTAGCTATGTTCTTCTTAGCAGATATGGATCTCTCAAAAGCCTCTTTTGTAGAATACTTCAGTATTCCTTGATATTCCAAAGGTTTTGTCTTTCCAAAGCTAAATTCTGAATCTTCTGAGCCTCCATTTACAAGATCATCCTTACAAAGCCTCTGAAAAACTGGAGACTTCCTACTACTGTCACTTGCGGATGAACGAAACAGATCTCTCCCATGCATAGTCACAGTTATCTTAGGGTTATCAGAAGTTGTGCTTGATACACTGTTGTCTCCTAACCTATTAAAAACTGAGTTTCGTTTGTTAGAGATAGCCTCTTCTTCATCCAATGGCCGCTTTCGTGAAGGTGGAGTATTTGATCTTGGTGGGACGGTCTCCTTGCGTACATAGTGTTCTAACATCCTTGAAGCAGGTGTGTTTTTCTTGCTCCCGGTAGAATTTGATGAATCAGTTTCAGATGAGGGAGTAGAGGACTGCATAACTTTTTGTCTCGACTTTTGTGCACAGTAAACTTTTGCATGCTTCAGTATTGCAATAACATCTCCCATGACCGTAATTCCCATATCACGCAAATACTCTTTATTTAGATCGAGTATCATTTCTTGCTTGATCCGATTGTCAGTAAATGTGATGGCATACGTGGTGGCATCACTTGGAGGTATCCCAGCCTCAGTGAAGAACTTTAGCCATACTGATGTTTCACTGATAGAAGACATCCTGCTATCTGGATAGAGATGAGAATTCTTTTGTTAGGTTTAAAATTGAGAGTACTGGATCTGATATATACAACAGAATCAAAATTGTacaacaaatttttttatacaaaccaaTTTATCATACAATGCAAATTTTCTCAAGACATGCATACTCTCGTCTTAGGACAGAAGAAGCAgaatacagtgggccccctgtattcatggatttctctctggaccatatctaccccttattcgcaggaaattcgcctattcgcggtatttttctaagaGCAATATTcagaaattcctgggttttttttcaatttcatcataaaatggcctttttgtgataaatatattaaaaaaccagatataaacatttttagtggggttttctagttttacctaccaaaatgggctgttttcagcatttttatggggggttccaactattcatggaGAGGTGGGGGGGTCTagtacacatcccctgcgaataagAAGGGACCACTGTACATGTAACAAAAAGCAATAGTTAACATGTGTGCCTATGGTCCTTTAGTAAGTTGCAACTACCCTTTTCATGATTTCAAGTAGTACTATACATAAAAAGGATGTGATGCAGTGAGAACAAGGGGATGAGAGGTGGAAGTTTTTATATGATGATTTTGTAAGGAAAAATCTGTTATAAAACTTCATTTCATCAAACTTTCAATCAGACAAAGCCTGAATTGCAAGCAAAGTGGGAGGTCCTGCAACCAAGACTCCTATTTTTTGCAAAAGTCTGAAGGAATCAGTGGAGCACTTGGGGACTAAATACATATGGAAACAAGTATCCAAGGTAGCCTTATGGGATGATCTAATTAGCTGAGAACACTTACAGTAAAAGCGGTTGGTACTAGTGATACGTATACCAAAAAAAATGGCAAAGATCAACAAACCATTCAGGTGAAGGAGGCATGTGAGGGAGGCATATACATTTAATGAATTGTTCTTTCAGTATTCTTGCTGGGTAGGAATAGAATCCCTGACCTCCTAAAGGAAAAGAATGAAGTACATCTTCCACAGctgaaaataacatctcaccGAGTACATCCCAATTCCCATGTGCATAACACTGCTAGGGTAAAAACTGGCAGAAGTGAATGACATCTCTGCACTGATGACAGCTACAATCTCAGCGTACATCTACTTGATGGATGACCTGCCTCTACCAGCAGGACAAGGCATTCTTGGAGGTATATTGTCTCAGCTGATGTGTGGATCAGAAAAATCCAGGGACATCGCCTCTTAAATGTACATAACTATAGTCCCCCTAAGGAAGTAATAGATAGCTCACATTGGGGAAAGAAGGCAGTCTTCTGCATTTTTGGACATCAAGGCTGGAACAGCTGCAGTCTGACTCttggaaaaggaataaaaagcaaAGACAAACAAACCAAAGTTCAATTATTGTTACTGTATGTCAAGCTAAAACCCTAACTGGAAAATCAGAGTGTTTTAATGCCAAGTACCTCAACAAAGAAAGCAGCATAGtacagaaaaagaaattgaacaaaataaactttgaaaaatgaaacaaattactgtagaaaaataatatagtaaaataaaagtgcaagaaaaacatacaaataaaaagtgagGTCCATTACAGCCAGTTCAACAATAAACACTTGCACCAAGTTTGAAATTCTAGAAATCTAACAAAATTTGGTTACAACAGAAAtgacatttttgtaataaaataaagttttataaacttacttaccaagtaattgcatagctatagtttccaacTCGTGCGTTAGCTAGAAATTAAAAACTGTGGTAGTGcttctttcatttttgtatagGAGACACAGCGCCGCCCACTATCGGGACGGATGGGTACATTACAGCTGAACAGCTAAATTTGTTTGTCTTATGCCCATaacaggggaggagggagggctttgacTCTGTAATTACTTAGTATAttcataaaactttattttattataaaaatgtcatttctatatacaaaacttaccaagtaattaatagctgaatcccatattaaaaggactaataaaaaaccAAGAATAACTAGTACTTGTAATGTGTTTTGTTATacctttacctgttaagagagctggTGCAAGCAGGAAGTTCCTACCTCTGGTTGGCACTCATTTTAACTAGCGACGTGGCTTTATAGCCGTTAAGCACCTCTACATAGTGGGAGCCATGTAGCAAAGGAGTACTCTGAATGTTATAAAGCCTATAAAGGTTATGAATTCCAAGGAGGTAACTGCTGGCCCTCAAAATCATAAAAACATGATTACCTTGGCCTGGGTGCAGTACAATACAAAATCAACACCCCGACAAATTTCATTGCCTACACCAATTAAATAACCAATACCCATCGAACACAAACATGATAGACTGACAGGTACCTGAGGTACTTAGTACTCCTAGCACCCCAAAACTCAACAGCCTAATCAAGGCAAAATAGGTTGAATAGGAGAATACTGCCTACGTTTCCTCCTCCAATACCCCGCCACCCACCGAAAAAGGACCGAGTGTACTACAACTAGTATCAAAAATAGCTTCTACTTCTTTCAAATAGTGCACCGCAAACACTGATTTGCACTACCAAAAGGTAACTTGCATAAGCACTAATAAAGACACATTATGTCTAAATGCCAATGAAGTGGCCACCACCCTAATTTCATGGGCTTTCACTTTAAATAGAGGTAACACGCATTCTTGAAAGTTGTTTCGAAGGGTTTTTAAAGGCACACCAGAGATTACTTGACGGTCCTCAAGTGTTCTCTGTCCTATTAAGGTAATACCTTAAAGCCCTCACGAGCAAAGGGATCCCTCTACTTCATATTGTCCAAGTATCTCCATCATGTTTCTGACGATAAAGAAGCGTGGCCAAGGATTAAAAGGCTTTTCTTTTTTGGCTATAAATCCTAGAGTAAAAGAGCACAACGCGTCTCTATTAGCAAAAACAGCATTCTTATCTAATCCTCTTTACTGTTGCTACAGCAACCAGTAAGTGTCTTTTTAGTTAGCTCTCTGAGAGACATACATATTCCTCATCAGTTAGAAAGGAGCGTCGGACAGCCATTTCAGGATAACGTCCAAATTCTAAGACACTGAAGAGGTTCTATAATCATGATCATTTGTAGTCTCAAAGGAGCTACTAATTAGGTCAGAGATGTCTTTGTTTGCTCCCAAATCTCTGCTTCTATGTCAAAATACTAACCTCATCATGGTTCTATAACCTTTAATAGTCGATGTAGATGAGCCTCTCTCTGTCTTGAAGCaaagaagaaaatctgaaatttCTGTCACAGAGGTCTGAGAagtaaaaatgttatttcttcTGCACCAGCTGTGGAAATTTGCTTGGTAGACCCTGGCA
It contains:
- the LOC135197918 gene encoding uncharacterized protein C19orf47-like isoform X1 encodes the protein MSSISETSVWLKFFTEAGIPPSDATTYAITFTDNRIKQEMILDLNKEYLRDMGITVMGDVIAILKHAKVYCAQKSRQKVMQSSTPSSETDSSNSTGSKKNTPASRMLEHYVRKETVPPRSNTPPSRKRPLDEEEAISNKRNSVFNRLGDNSVSSTTSDNPKITVTMHGRDLFRSSASDSSRKSPVFQRLCKDDLVNGGSEDSEFSFGKTKPLEYQGILKYSTKEAFERSISAKKNIATMKADTTTGVKSRLGVKSVSASDSTTSAGIFAKEVDSFLKVKTPSKASARLAPSSTIKSGTLSKMKSGTTPLKITASTTRNTGSPERTVRVVAATSSSSSAARDERIIKSAKSRALEVLGERRSSLKTEVRSTGKTGVFSRLSLGK
- the LOC135197918 gene encoding uncharacterized protein C19orf47-like isoform X2; this translates as MSSISETSVWLKFFTEAGIPPSDATTYAITFTDNRIKQEMILDLNKEYLRDMGITVMGDVIAILKHAKVYCAQKSRQKVMQSSTPSSETDSSNSTGSKKNTPASRMLEHYVRKETVPPRSNTPPSRKRPLDEEEAISNKRNSVFNRLGDNSVSSTTSDNPKITVTMHGRDLFRSSASDSSRKSPVFQRLCKDDLVNGGSEDSEFSFGKTKPLEYQGILKYSTKEAFERSISAKKNIATMKADTTTGVKSRLGVKSVSASDSTTSAGIFAKEVDSFLKVKTPSKASARLAPSSTIKSGTLSKMKSGTTPLKITASTTRNTGSPERTVRVVAATSSSSSAARDERIIKSAKSRALEVLGERRSSLKTEVRSTGKTGVFSRLSLG